In a genomic window of Mycteria americana isolate JAX WOST 10 ecotype Jacksonville Zoo and Gardens unplaced genomic scaffold, USCA_MyAme_1.0 Scaffold_46, whole genome shotgun sequence:
- the LOC142403942 gene encoding olfactory receptor 14A16-like — protein MSNSSSITQFLLLTFMDTRRDLQLLHFWLFLGIYMAVLLGNGLIITAVACDHRLHTPMYFFLLNLSVLDLGSISTTVPKSMANSLWDTRAISYMGCATQVFFFLLFLSAECCLLTIMAYDRYVAICKPLHYGSLLGSRACLKMAAAAWGSGFLNAVLHTANTFALPLCHGNALDQFYCEIPQILKLSCSHTYLREVGLVVVSAFLVFGCFVFIVLSYVQIFRAVLRIASEQGRHKAFSTCLPHLAVVSMFLSTSIFAYLRPPSISSPSLDLVVAVLYSLVPPAVNPLIYSMRNKDLKDALWNLFGYILLQHQ, from the coding sequence atgtccaacagcagctccatcacccagttcctcctcctgacgttcatggacacacggagggatctgcagctcttgcacttctggctcttcctgggcatctacatGGCTgtcctcctgggcaatggcctcatcatcactgctgtagcctgtgaccaccgcctccacacccccatgtacttcttcctcctcaacctctctgttcttgacctgggctccatctccaccacggtgcccaaatccatggccaattccttGTGGGACACCAGAGCCATCTCCTACATGGGGTGTGCTactcaggtatttttctttctccttttcttgtcagcagagtgttgtcttctcaccatcatggcctatgaccgctatgtagccatctgcaaacctctgcactatgggtccctcctgggcagcagagcttgtctcaaaatggcagcagctgcctggggcagtgggtttctcaatgctgtgctgcacacagccaatacATTTGCACTACCACTGTGCCATGgtaatgccctggaccagttctactgtgaaatcccccagatcctcaagctctcctgctcacacacctacctcagggaagttggccTTGTTGTGGttagtgcttttcttgtttttggatgttttgttttcatcgtgctgtcctatgtgcagatcttcagggccgtgctgaggatcgcctctgagcagggacggcacaaagccttttccacgtgcctccctcacctggctgtggtctccatGTTTCTCAGCACTTCCATATTTGCCTATTTGcggcccccctccatctcctccccatctctggatctggtggtggctgttctgtactcgttggttcctccagcagtgaaccccctcatctacagcatgaggaacaaggacctcAAAGATGCTCTGTGGAATCTATTTGGATACATCCTACTGCAGCATCAGTAA
- the LOC142403890 gene encoding olfactory receptor 14C36-like, translating to MSNGSSITQFLLLAFADMRELQLLHFWLFLGIYLAALLGNGLTITAVACDHHLHTPMYFFLLNLSLLDLGCISTTVPKSMANSLWDTRDISYAGCAAQVFFFIFLMSAEFYLLTIMAYDRYVAICKPLHYGTLLGSRACVHMAAAAWGSCFFYAVLHTANTFSIPLCQGNALDQFFCEIPQILKLSCACSYLREARLLVTSFVLVLGCFIFIVLSYVQIFRAVLRIPSEQGRHKAFSTCIPHLAVVSLLVSTSMVAYLRPPSISSPSLDLVVAVLYSVVPPAVNPLIYSMRNQELKDALRKLFQWFHLQQQ from the coding sequence atgtccaacggcagctccatcacccagttcctcctcctggcatttgcagacatgcgggagctgcagctcttgcacttctggctcttcctgggcatctacctggctgccctcctgggcaacggcctcaccATCActgccgtagcctgcgaccaccacctccacacccccatgtacttcttcctcctcaacctctccctccttgacctgggctgcatctccaccactgtccccaaatccatggccaattccctgtgggacaccagggacatctcctatgcaggatgtgctgcccaggtctttttcttcatcttcttgatgtcagcagagttttatctgctcaccatcatggcctatgaccgctatgttgccatctgcaaacccctgcactacgggaccctcctgggcagcagagcttgtgtccacatggcagcagctgcctggggcagttgtttcttctatgctgtgctgcacacggccaatacattttccatacccctctgccaaggcaatgccctggaccagttcttctgtgaaatcccccagatcctcaagctctcctgtgCATGTTCCTACCTCAGAGAGGCTAGGCTTCTTGTCACCAGTTTTGTCCTTGTTCttgggtgttttattttcattgtgctgtcctatgtgcagatcttcagggctgtgctgaggatcccctctgagcagggacggcacaaagccttttccacatgcatccctcacctggccgtggtctccctgctTGTCAGTACCagcatggttgcctacctgaggcccccctccatctcctccccatccctggatctggtggtggctgttctgtactcggtggtgcctccagcagtgaaccccctcatctacagcatgaggaaccaggagctcaaggatgccctgaggaaactATTTCAATGGTTTCACCTTCAGCAACAGtaa
- the LOC142403936 gene encoding olfactory receptor 14J1-like, translating to MSNSSSITQFLLLAFADTQELQLLHFWLFLGIYLAALLGNGLIITAVACDHRLHTPMYFFLLNLCLIDLGSISTTVPKSMANSLWNTRTISYAGCAAQLFFFLFFITAEYSLLTVMAYDRYLAICKPLHYGALLGSRPCLKMAAAAWGSGFLNAVLHMANTFSIPLCQGNALDQFFCEIPQVLKLSCSHSYLREFGLILFCVCLALGCFVFIVLSYVQIFRAVLRIPSEQGRHKAFSTCLPHLAVVSLFLSTDLFAYLKPPSISSPSLDLVMAVLYSVVPPAVNPLIYSMRNQELKDALKKLIQSVVFKQR from the coding sequence atgtccaacagcagctccatcacccagttcctcctcctggcatttgcagacacgcaggaactgcagctcttgcacttctggctcttcctgggcatctacctggctgccctcctgggcaacggcctcatcatcaccgctgtagcctgtgaccaccgcctccacacccccatgtacttcttcctcctcaacctctgcctcattgacctgggctccatctccaccactgtccccaaatccatggccaattccctgtggaaTACCAGGACCAtatcctatgcaggatgtgctgcacaactctttttcttcctcttctttatcacagcagagtattctctcctcacagtaATGGCATACGATCGTTAcctggccatctgcaaacctctgcattATGGggctctcctgggcagcagaccttgtctgaaaatggcagcagctgcctggggcagtgggtttctcaatgctgtgctgcacatggccaatacattttccatacccctctgccaaggcaatgccctggaccagttcttctgtgaaatcccccaggtcctcaagctctcctgctcacactcctacctcagggaatttggacttattttgttttgtgtttgtttagcattggggtgttttgttttcattgtgctgtcctatgtgcagatcttcagggctgtgctgaggatcccctctgagcagggacggcacaaagccttttccacgtgcctccctcacctggctgtggtctccctgtttctCAGTACTGACctatttgcctacctgaagcccccctccatctcctccccatccctggatctggtgatggcagttctgtactcagtggttcctccagcagtgaaccccctcatctacagcatgaggaaccaggagctcaaggatgcactgaagaagctcaTTCAATCCGTAGTCTTTAAGCAGCGCTAA
- the LOC142403889 gene encoding olfactory receptor 14A16-like, translating into MEEKNNLMWLFFRSVIELARFSLSAAEMLGLSDIQHHSPETHAQRQQPSNISSITQFLLLAFADMRELQLLHFWLFLGIYLAALLGNSLIITAVVCDHRLHTPMYFFLLNLSLIDLGSISTTFPKSMANSLWDTRAISYLGCAAQLFLFTFLIVAECCLLTVMAYDRYVAICKPLHYGTLLGNRACVHMAAAAWGSAFLNSLIHTGNTFSIPLCKGNAVDQFFCEITQILKLSCSHSYLREVGLIVTSFILAFGCFIFIVLSYVQIFRAVLRIPSEQGRHKAFSTCLPHLAVVSLYVSTAMFAYLKPPSISPPSLDLLVAVLYSVVPPAVNPLIYSLRNQELKDALKKLIHPAVFRSNKLLMPLHK; encoded by the exons ATGGAGGAGAAGAACAACCTTATGTGGCTTTTCTTCCGCTCTGTCATAG AACTCGCTCGgttctccctgagtgcagcagaaatgctggggCTTTCTGACATCCAACACCActccccag aaacccatgcccagaggcagcaaccATCCAAtatcagctccatcacccagttcctcctcctggcatttgcagacatgcgggagctgcagctcttgcacttctggctcttcctgggcatctacctggctgccctcctgggcaacagcctcATCATCACGGCTGTAgtctgcgaccaccgcctccacacccccatgtacttcttcctcctcaacctctccctcattgacctgggctccatctctaccactttccccaagtccatggccaattccctgtgggacaccagggccatctcctacttgggatgtgctgcccagctctttctgtttaccttcttgatagtagcagagtgttgtcttctcactgtcatggcctatgaccgttACGtcgccatctgcaaacccctgcactacgggaccctcctgggcaacagagcttgtgtccacatggcagcagctgcctggggcagtgcttttCTCAATTCTCTCATTCACACaggcaatacattttccatacccctctgcaagggcaatgctgtggaccagttcttctgtgaaatcacccagatcctcaagctctcctgctcacactcctacctcagggaagttgggcttattgtcaCCAGTTTTATCCTTGcttttggctgttttattttcattgtgctgtcctatgtgcagatcttcagggccgtgctgaggatcccctctgagcagggacggcacaaagccttttccacatgcctccctcacctggctgtggtctccctatatgtcagcactgccatgtttgcctacctgaagcccccctccatctcccccccatccctggatctgctggtggctgttctgtactcggtggttcctccagcagtgaaccccctcatctacagcttgaggaaccaggagctcaaagatgcactgaagaagctgattcatcctgcagttttcagaagcaataagctGCTCATGCCCCtgcacaagtga